GGATGGCCACGGCACGCCTGGGGTCGTAGAAGGACTGCTGGCGGTACCAGCTGAACGCCTCGCTGTCTCCCTTGCGGCCGTTGCAGGCCAGGCAGGCGGGCACGCAGTTCTCGTTCACGCTCGGACCACCCCGGCTCTTGGGCAGCACGTGGTCGATGGATTCGGAGCGGCAGCCGCAGTAGATGCAGCGTTGCTGGGTGAGCTGGTGGAGGGATTGGCGCCAGCGGCGCGCTCGCAATTTGGGACAGAGTTCATCCAGAAACACCGCGTCTCTGGTTGGTGCGTGACGTGACGCCCAATCCCTGGCCTGCATTCGCGTGGCTCGGTTGACGGGAGTTTGCCGGCAGTGTCCAGGGTGGCAATGTGTCGTGGACTGCCATTCCGCGCATGCGTTGCCTGTTGCGGTTGGGGGCCTCCGGACGGATCGAGGTGATCAGCCCCTTCGATGCGGTCACGAGTGCCCAGCTGCGGGCGATTCGTCCGCGGGGCACCTGGTTGCCGCAGCGCCGCTGCTGGGAGTTTCCCCTCGAGGCTGCGGCGGCCCTGCAGGCCCAGCTGGCCGGCCGCTTTCCCCTGGAGCCCGAGCTGGAGCGCTGGTTGTCCTGGCTGGCCCAGCCGCTGCCGCCGCTGCCCCCCCATCGGGAGCTCGTGCGGGCGGCAGCCGCGGATCAGCCCCTGGCCGACGGCCGCACCCTCTTCGCCCACCAGCGGGCCGCCGTGCGCTGGCTGCTGGCCCGGCGCGGCGCCGTACTGGCCGATGCCATGGGCCTGGGCAAGACGCTCTCCTCCCTGGTGGCCGCCCGGGCGATGGTGCGCTGCGCCGATTGCCGCATCCTGGTGGTGGCTCCGGCCGGTCTCCATGACCACTGGCGCGCCGAGGGCCTGGCGCTGGGGCTCCAGCTGGAACTGCACAGCTGGGCGCGGCTGCCGCCGGAGCTGCCCCCCGCCGGCACCGTGCTGATCGTGGATGAGGCTCACTACGCCCAGAACGCCCGCACGGCCCGCAGCCAGGGCCTGCTGCGGCTGGCGCGCCACCCGCGGCTGCGGGCCATCTGGCTGCTCACCGGCACCCCGATGAAGAATGGCCGGCCGGCCCAGCTCTTCCCCCTGCTGGCGGCCATCGACCATCCCCTGGCACGGCAGCAGCGCGCCTACGAGGAGCTGTTCTGCCAAGGGCACTGGCGCGACCAGGGTGGCCGCCGGGTGTGGCA
This sequence is a window from Cyanobium sp. PCC 7001. Protein-coding genes within it:
- a CDS encoding HNH endonuclease; its protein translation is MQARDWASRHAPTRDAVFLDELCPKLRARRWRQSLHQLTQQRCIYCGCRSESIDHVLPKSRGGPSVNENCVPACLACNGRKGDSEAFSWYRQQSFYDPRRAVAIRAWTQGDMKLAARLLEWTAPDPADGQNGSCAESPADGQEPHQTRQATGPLWRWQMAA
- a CDS encoding DEAD/DEAH box helicase, which translates into the protein MRCLLRLGASGRIEVISPFDAVTSAQLRAIRPRGTWLPQRRCWEFPLEAAAALQAQLAGRFPLEPELERWLSWLAQPLPPLPPHRELVRAAAADQPLADGRTLFAHQRAAVRWLLARRGAVLADAMGLGKTLSSLVAARAMVRCADCRILVVAPAGLHDHWRAEGLALGLQLELHSWARLPPELPPAGTVLIVDEAHYAQNARTARSQGLLRLARHPRLRAIWLLTGTPMKNGRPAQLFPLLAAIDHPLARQQRAYEELFCQGHWRDQGGRRVWQATGASNLAELHRLTRPLLLHRLKQDCLDLPPKQRRCIPVELDTAAARGFQHRLQRKVEDYRRRAARGEVRRDAEVLAVLTALRQIASDYKLPAARTLISTLLARGEPVVVFTAFRSTASLLHAQLGGVLLTGALPPAQRQGLVDGFQAGRQPLLVATFGTGGLGFTLHRARHVVLIERPWTPGDAEQAEDRCHRIGMGAPLCCHWLQLGVADQLVDGLIASKAERIALLLQRGEQQLRRRSLAAMVRQLMREW